A stretch of Tissierellales bacterium DNA encodes these proteins:
- a CDS encoding AEC family transporter, whose translation MATEQIFMLFILIGLGVVLQRSKLVSAEFSKGLSTFVLYVSLPALIIKSMNYEFDPELMINSIYLLVSGILFYPLAYIVAKLVGKLLNVGEDKLGVYEFLMIFGNVGFMGYPVMRVLYGEIGIFYAAMFNFSFNLYIWTLGVYLIKKGSGEGVSARLLINPGTLAVSLGFALFGFSIQLPRVLQLVLESVGGTTTPLSMIVIGMILGTSSGFKWIKNWRLILSSVIRLLIIPLLVLGIVWFVPMPSMLKGFILILTGMPSAALAAIFSHKYGADHELASRGILLTTFLSLWTIPFLIYIESIIF comes from the coding sequence ATGGCAACAGAGCAGATTTTTATGTTATTTATACTTATAGGATTGGGTGTAGTTTTGCAGAGGAGTAAATTGGTTTCAGCTGAGTTTTCAAAAGGGCTGTCTACATTTGTACTCTATGTCAGTTTGCCGGCGCTGATAATCAAGTCGATGAACTATGAGTTTGATCCAGAGCTTATGATAAATAGCATATATTTATTGGTATCGGGAATATTATTTTATCCTCTAGCGTATATAGTTGCTAAGTTGGTGGGAAAATTATTGAATGTAGGGGAAGATAAACTAGGAGTCTATGAGTTTTTGATGATTTTTGGTAATGTTGGATTTATGGGATATCCTGTGATGAGAGTTCTTTATGGTGAAATAGGAATATTTTACGCAGCGATGTTTAATTTTTCATTTAATCTTTACATATGGACGCTTGGAGTGTATTTGATAAAAAAGGGGAGCGGAGAAGGAGTTTCAGCTAGACTTTTGATAAATCCAGGAACATTAGCAGTGAGCTTAGGATTTGCGTTGTTTGGATTTTCGATACAATTACCGAGAGTACTTCAGCTAGTACTTGAAAGTGTCGGTGGGACCACTACACCGCTATCAATGATAGTAATTGGCATGATACTAGGGACGAGTAGTGGTTTTAAATGGATAAAAAATTGGAGGCTGATATTATCTAGTGTTATTAGGCTCTTGATTATTCCATTATTAGTGTTAGGAATAGTTTGGTTTGTTCCAATGCCATCTATGCTTAAAGGTTTCATATTGATATTAACAGGGATGCCATCAGCAGCTCTTGCTGCAATTTTTTCTCATAAATATGGAGCAGATCATGAGCTTGCGTCTAGAGGAATACTTCTTACAACATTTTTAAGCTTGTGGACTATACCATTTTTGATATACATTGAATCAATAATTTTTTAG